The following is a genomic window from Acidimicrobiales bacterium.
GCCGTCCCGAGCGCAAACCGTTGCGCCACACGTTGCGGGCCACGACGAACAGCCACGGCAACGGATCGTCGAGCGGCACGTGGTCGAGCCGGCGCCAGGCGATCGTCAGCACCTCGGCCACCAAGTCGTCGGCGTCGGCCCCTGTGAGCCCGCGGTGGCGGGCGTATCGCTGCAACGCCGGGTACGCCTCGACGAACAACGCGCGGAAGCGGGCTTCGGCCTTCACTGCTCGCATCATGTTCGCAACGACCCGAGCGTTACCGGGCAACTGGGGCTACCGTTTGTTTGCCCCCGTTGAAGCGAGGGCTGGGGATTGCGAAAAGGGGAGGGACGAGATGCGCGTTCGCACTCGACATCGTGGCCCGGTGGCCATGTCGCTGGTGGCAACCGCGGCATTGGTCGCCACGTCGATCGGCGTGCCGGCGGAGGCGGCACCCAGCAACAACAACTCGGAGAAGCTGCGCGCCGCCGTGACCCTGGAAGGGGTGCGGCGCCACCAGGCTGCGATGCAAACGGCGGCCGACCTGGCGGGCGGCAACCGCTTCGCCGGCCTCGAGGGCCACCAGCGGTCGGTCGACTACGTGGTGGAGCAGTTGCGAGCCGCGGGCTACCAGCCGCAGCTCCATACGTTCACATACGACGCCTTCTTCGAGGTGACGCCCACGCGGCTCACCCAAGTCAGCCCGACGCCGAGCACCTACGTGAACGGCAACGACTTCCGCATCATGTCGTACTCCGGCTCCGGCGACGTCACCGCGCCGCTGGCTGCGCCCAGCGGCAGCCCGACGGCGTGCGCGTCGGCCGACTTCGCGGGCTTCCCGGCCGGGTCGATCGCCTTGGTCTCGCGGGGCACATGCACCTTCCGCACAAAGACCGACAACGCCATCGCCGCCGGTGCTACCGCCGTGCTGATCGCCAACAACATCCCGGGCGTGTTGAACGGGACCCTGGGCGCCACCGGCCTGTCGGCCATCCCCTCGTTGGGGCTGACGCAGGCGCTGGGCCAGTCGCTGCGAGCCCAGATGTCGACGGGTTCGGTTGTCATGCACGTTGTGTCCAACACCCGGTCGCAGCCGCTCGACACCATGAACGTGCTGGCCGAGACGGCGCTCGGCGATCCCGACAACGTCGTCATGGTCGGTGCCCACCTCGACTCGGTGAGCGCCGGGCCCGGCATCAACGACAACGGCTCGGGATCGGCGGCCATCCTCGAGACGGCCATCCAGATGGCCAAGGCCGAGACACACAACAAGGTGCGCTTCGCCTGGTGGTCGGCTGAGGAATCCGGGCTCGTCGGCGCCACCCGGTACGTCACCAGCCTGGCGGAGTCGGAGCTGTCGAAGATCGCCCTCTACCTCAACTTCGACATGATCGGCTCGCCCAACTTCGTGCGCTTCGTCTACGACGGCGACAACTCGGGAGGCTTCGCCGACGGCGCCGTCGGGCCTGCGGGCTCGGCTGCCATCGAGCAGGCCTTCGTCGAGTACTTCGCCTCGCAAGGCCTGGCGTCCGACCCGACGCCGTTCAACGGGCGCTCCGACTACGGGCCGTTCATCGCCCGGGGCGTCCCCGCGGGCGGCCTCTTCACCGGAGCCGAGGGCATCAAGACGGCGGCGCAGGCTGCGGTCTACGGCGGCACGGCAGGCGTCGCCTTCGACCCCTGCTACCACGCCGCGTGCGACACCTTCGCCAACAACAGCGACACCGGGCTCCACCAGATGTCCGACGCCGTGGCCCACGCCGTCATCACCTTCGCCCAGAACACCTCGTCGGTGAACGGCAAGGAAGGCAAGGGCAACTTCAAGCCGCGGCCGTCGGGCGCCACCGGCGGTTCCGGCACCGAGGGCGGCGGCGGCGGCCTCCACGACGAGCACCACGACGAGGAGATGTAGCGACGTTTGTCGATGCGGTGCGCCGGCCTTTACCGTCGGCGCACCGCATAGGCCACGGCGGGGGCGTCGAAGCCTTTGAGGGGCTGGGGCGCCAACGGCTCGAAGGTGATGCCTTCCGCACCTACGGCCTTGAGCGCTTCATCGGCCAGCACCAGGCCCTCGGGGGCGACGGCTACCAACCGGGCGGCGAGGTTGACGACGTCGCCGAACAGGTCGCCCTGCAACGCCACCGCCTCGCCCATCGCCAGCCCGCCCCGCAGCGGTGGAAGGCCGGCGCCCGCCGCCGCCTCCACCACGTCCAAGGCGATGCCGCACGCGTCGGCCGCGTTGTCGGCGGCGAACATGGCGGCGTCGCCCAGCAGCTTCACCACCCGGCCCCGGTGCCCGGCACTTGCCTCGGTGACCACATCTTCGAAGGTGCTGATGAGCCGGCCCAGCGCGCTCGGCCCCAAGGTGCGGGCGAGCGCCGTGTAGCCCACCAAGTCAATGAACCCGACAGCCACGTGGCGGCGGGTGGCGGTGCTCTCCCGGTCCGACGACCAGTTGCCTGCCGCCACCACCACTAGGTGGCGGCGCAGGACGGCGCCCATGGCGTCGAGGAACGGCGGCAGGACGTCGCGTGCCAAGCGCACGTAGTCGGCCACCACGTCGGGGTAGGCGGCGCCGGCCGCCAGTTGCGGCGCCTCGAAGCGAGCGCGGAAGGAGTCGACCATGGCCTGGGCCAGCCGTGCCGTCGACGAGCCCAGCACCCGGGCCAAGGCGAGGGTGCCGTCTTCGCCCAACAGCTCGCGGCCGACGGTGCCCACCAACGCCAACGCCTCGCCCGCGTCAGCGGGGACGGGCGTGGTGCCGTCCACGTCGGCGAAGCCCAACGCCCGCCAGTACCGCGTGGCCAGTTCCAGCGGCACGCCGTGGCGCGCCGTCGACTCCGCCATTGGAAGGGTGGGGCCGTCGCCGCGCAAGGCGAGGTCGAGGGCGAGGGGGCCGAGCGTGCCTGCGTCGCGGGCGGCCTCCACCTCGTCGGAGGTGGCGCCCAGCGATTCCAACAGCGCTACCAGCCGCCCCCACTCGTCCATGGCCCCACGGTAAACCGCGCGGTGCTCAGGAGGTGGGCTCTGCGCTGTACCTGCCGGCGACCTCTGCTAAGACACCGCCATGACCCGACGTGCCCTCTTGCTGCTTGCCCTGCTGGTCGGCGCCTGCGGAGGCGGCGACGACGACGCAGCCGACGCTCCGACCACCACGTCGCCCATCGGTGTGGTGAGCGTGCAGAACAGCTCGTTCGCCCCGCCGTCGGTGTCGGTCAAGGTGGGCCAGAAGGTCACCTGGACGTTCCGCGACTCGTTTTCACACACCGCCACGGCCGACGACGGCTCCTTCGACAGCGGGCGAAAGTCGGCCGACGCCACCTACGAGCACACCTTTGCTACGGCGGGCACCTTCACCTACAAGTGCACCGTCCACCCGTCGATGACCGGCACGGTCGGCGTCTCCTGAGCGTCAGGGTCAGTGTGAGGCCGGTGTCAGCACCAGCGGCCCGTCGCCCGCCGTCTTGCCCCGGCCGATGCTGACGGCCAACTGGCCGTTGCCGAAGCTGGCCTTGGCGTCGGCGCCGTAGCCGTCGGGCACCTCGACCACCCGCTCGAACGGCCCGTAGTGCCACTCGTGCACCAGGTAGTCCTTGGGCGCCGCCGACCGCATGGAGGCGGCGATGGTGACCTGGCCCGGCTCGACGGTGACCGACACGTCGTCAGGCATCACGCCGGGCAGCGGCGCCACGATCACCACGGCACTGTCGGTCTCGTAGACGTTGACCGGGACGCGCTGCGTCTCGCCTCCAGGTTCGCCGGAAGTGCCGTCGCGGCGGGCTTGGCGGTCGTCCATTCGTTCCTCGATGGTCTTCGGCATCGAAGCTGACCTACCCGAGTGATGAGCCAGGCATTCCCTGCCACCCGGATATCGTGGAATGCAGTGCGGGCCTTGCTTCGCTTTTTCGTCGTTTGTTTCGTCGCCGGTGCGGGCCTCGCTTTGGGGCTCCTCCTCCTCGTGCCCGAGATCCGGGGCATCGCCGCGGCCGCCGACGTAGGCCGGGGCGAAGGCCTGTTGCAACTCTCCGAGCTGTCCGAGCGTTCGGTCGTCTACGACGTGCACGGCAACGTCATGTCGGTGTTCCACGCCGAGGAGAACCGCTCGCCCGTGCCGCTCGACCGGGTGCCCGACCACGTCGTGAACGCCATCCTCGACGTGGAGGACGACCGCTTCTGGGCCCACGGCGGCGTCGACCTGCGCTCCACCATGCGGGCGCTGGTCACCAACGTGCAGTCGGGGGAGGTGCGCCAAGGCGGCTCCACCATCACCCAGCAGCTGGTCAAGAACGCCTTGCTGACGCCGGAGAAGAGCGTCGACCGCAAGGTGCGCGAGGCGGTGCTGGCGGTGCGGCTGGAGGACGAGCTGTCGAAAGAGGAGATCCTCGAGCGCTACCTCAACACCGTCTACTTCGGCAACGGCGCCTACGGGGTGCAGGCGGCGGCCGAGAAGTACTGGGCCAAGGACGTGGAGCAGCTGACGCCCGCCGATGCTGCGCTGTTGGCCGGCACCATCCGCAACCCGGTGGGCTACGACCCGGTGCGCTACCCCGAGCAGGCCAAGGCCCGCCGGTCGCTGGCCCTCGATCGCATGGTGGCCAACGGGCACCTCGATGCCACAGAGGCAGCCGAGCTGCGGGAGGCGCCGCTGCCCGCCAAGCTCCAGGTGCCGCCGCCCCCGCCCAACGACTACTTCGTCGAGGAGGTCAAGCAGCGGCTGCTCGACGACCCCCGCCTGGGCGAGACGGCCCAGGAGCGCAACAACGCCGTCTTC
Proteins encoded in this region:
- a CDS encoding M28 family metallopeptidase, whose protein sequence is MSLVATAALVATSIGVPAEAAPSNNNSEKLRAAVTLEGVRRHQAAMQTAADLAGGNRFAGLEGHQRSVDYVVEQLRAAGYQPQLHTFTYDAFFEVTPTRLTQVSPTPSTYVNGNDFRIMSYSGSGDVTAPLAAPSGSPTACASADFAGFPAGSIALVSRGTCTFRTKTDNAIAAGATAVLIANNIPGVLNGTLGATGLSAIPSLGLTQALGQSLRAQMSTGSVVMHVVSNTRSQPLDTMNVLAETALGDPDNVVMVGAHLDSVSAGPGINDNGSGSAAILETAIQMAKAETHNKVRFAWWSAEESGLVGATRYVTSLAESELSKIALYLNFDMIGSPNFVRFVYDGDNSGGFADGAVGPAGSAAIEQAFVEYFASQGLASDPTPFNGRSDYGPFIARGVPAGGLFTGAEGIKTAAQAAVYGGTAGVAFDPCYHAACDTFANNSDTGLHQMSDAVAHAVITFAQNTSSVNGKEGKGNFKPRPSGATGGSGTEGGGGGLHDEHHDEEM
- a CDS encoding adenylate/guanylate cyclase domain-containing protein, producing MDEWGRLVALLESLGATSDEVEAARDAGTLGPLALDLALRGDGPTLPMAESTARHGVPLELATRYWRALGFADVDGTTPVPADAGEALALVGTVGRELLGEDGTLALARVLGSSTARLAQAMVDSFRARFEAPQLAAGAAYPDVVADYVRLARDVLPPFLDAMGAVLRRHLVVVAAGNWSSDRESTATRRHVAVGFIDLVGYTALARTLGPSALGRLISTFEDVVTEASAGHRGRVVKLLGDAAMFAADNAADACGIALDVVEAAAGAGLPPLRGGLAMGEAVALQGDLFGDVVNLAARLVAVAPEGLVLADEALKAVGAEGITFEPLAPQPLKGFDAPAVAYAVRRR
- a CDS encoding plastocyanin/azurin family copper-binding protein, whose protein sequence is MTRRALLLLALLVGACGGGDDDAADAPTTTSPIGVVSVQNSSFAPPSVSVKVGQKVTWTFRDSFSHTATADDGSFDSGRKSADATYEHTFATAGTFTYKCTVHPSMTGTVGVS
- a CDS encoding Hsp20/alpha crystallin family protein, producing the protein MPKTIEERMDDRQARRDGTSGEPGGETQRVPVNVYETDSAVVIVAPLPGVMPDDVSVTVEPGQVTIAASMRSAAPKDYLVHEWHYGPFERVVEVPDGYGADAKASFGNGQLAVSIGRGKTAGDGPLVLTPASH